A region of the Massilia sp. erpn genome:
CATCCCATCAACCCACGAGAAGGAGTCCATCATGTTATACACACTGGCTGTTATCCTCGTCATTCTGTGGCTGCTCGGTCTGGTCACGTCTTACACCATCGGCGGCTTCATCCACGTGCTGCTGGTGGTGGCCATCATCATGGTGCTGCTGCGCCTGATCAGCGGGCGCAACGTTTAGTCGCCGTTGCGCGCCAGCCACTCCTGTTCCCCGGCGCTGTACACGAAGGTACAGCGCCGCTTTCCGTTTCGGTCTACACTTGCTGGACAATTCAGGAGGGACTGACATGAACTTCCAACACAAGGCATCCACCAAATCTCTGGCCGGCGCACTGGCCCTGCTACTGGCCCTGGCCGCCAGCGGCTGCGCCGACATGAACGCGACACAGCGCGGCACGGCCACCGGCGCCGGCATCGGCGCCGGCCTGGGCGCCATTCTCGGCGCCAGCACCGGCGGCGGCGGCAGCGGCCGCGCGGCCGGCGGCGCCGTGCTCGGTGCGGCGGTCGGCGCCATCGCCGGCAATATCTGGTCGCAGCGCATGGAAGATCAGAAACGGGCCATGGAGCAGGCCACCAAGGGCACCGGCGTCCAGGTCAGCCAGACCCCCGACAACCGGCTGAAGCTGGAAATCCCCAGCGATATTTCCTTCGACACCAACCGCTCCGACATCAAGGCCAACTTCCGGCCCATCCTCGACCGCTTCGCCAGCACCCTCAACGACAATCCCGCCGCCACCGTCAGCATCGTCGGCCACACCGACAGCACCGGCAGCGACGCCATCAACCAGCCCCTGTCCGTGGACCGCGCCTCGCATACGCGCGACTACCTCGCCACGCGCGGCGTCTCGCCGACGCGCATCGTGGTCGAAGGCCGCGGCGCGCGCGAACCGATCGCCCCCAACGAGGACAATGCCGGCCGCGCCCGCAATCGCCGTGTAGAAATCTTTGTTGCCGAGCCTCAGCCACGCAGCTGAACCACCGGAGTCCGTCCATGCCCTTCCGTCCCACCCTGCTGGCCTGCGCCCTGCTGCTTGTGGGCAGCAGCGCCGGCGCCCAGACCCTCAAGCCCGGCCTATGGGAGATGAACAACCGCATCGCCGGCGGCAGTCCGGAAACCATGCAAGCCATGGCGCGCGCGCAAAAGGAAATGGCGAACCTGCCGGCCGACCAGCGCAAGATGCTGGAACAGATGATGGCCCAGCGCGGCGTCGGTCTGAACCTGGGCGATGGCGGCGGCGTCAAGCTCACCTACTGCATGACCAAGGAAATGGCCGAAAAGCGCGAACTGCCGGCCGGCCAGCCTGGCGACTGCCGCAGCACCAGCACCCCGGTCCCGGGCGGCGTGAACGTCAGCTTCCACTGCAACAAACCGCCCTCGCAAGGCAAAGGCCAAGTCATCTTCGAAGGCGACACCGGCTACACCATGCGCATGGACGTCACCAGCAGCGCCCATGGTGCGCCCCAGCAGATGATGGTCGAAGGCAGCGGCCGCTGGCTCAGCGCCGACTGCGGCGCCGCCCCCAAGCCGCGCTAAACCCCACCGTTTGATCCAGCGCAAAAAATGTCCACCCTGGTGCCAGGCACCAGAACCGGACATTCTTTGATCTAACGCAAAAAATGTCCTACCGTGGTGTCAGGCACCAGGGTAGGACATTGTTTGATATTGCGCAAAGAATGTCCGGTTCCCGTGCCTGACACCAGTGTTGGACATTCTTTGATTTGGCGCAAAGGCGGGCTTAGTTGGCGTCGGAGTAGGCCATGTAGAGCTCGCGGG
Encoded here:
- a CDS encoding DUF3617 domain-containing protein; its protein translation is MPFRPTLLACALLLVGSSAGAQTLKPGLWEMNNRIAGGSPETMQAMARAQKEMANLPADQRKMLEQMMAQRGVGLNLGDGGGVKLTYCMTKEMAEKRELPAGQPGDCRSTSTPVPGGVNVSFHCNKPPSQGKGQVIFEGDTGYTMRMDVTSSAHGAPQQMMVEGSGRWLSADCGAAPKPR
- a CDS encoding lmo0937 family membrane protein; translation: MLYTLAVILVILWLLGLVTSYTIGGFIHVLLVVAIIMVLLRLISGRNV
- a CDS encoding OmpA family protein; this translates as MNFQHKASTKSLAGALALLLALAASGCADMNATQRGTATGAGIGAGLGAILGASTGGGGSGRAAGGAVLGAAVGAIAGNIWSQRMEDQKRAMEQATKGTGVQVSQTPDNRLKLEIPSDISFDTNRSDIKANFRPILDRFASTLNDNPAATVSIVGHTDSTGSDAINQPLSVDRASHTRDYLATRGVSPTRIVVEGRGAREPIAPNEDNAGRARNRRVEIFVAEPQPRS